A portion of the Podospora pseudoanserina strain CBS 124.78 chromosome 2, whole genome shotgun sequence genome contains these proteins:
- the UBP15 gene encoding ubiquitin-specific protease ubp15 (MEROPS:MER0002179; COG:O; EggNog:ENOG503NWAD; BUSCO:EOG092606AJ): MADNQHNGDAVSPNAMLLDQPEEHIVEPNGTESEDVAIINPDSMETDVVLATDSDAMKEIVLPPLAEEPRILEDVVHTWEVQGWRTMNKKERGPIFQAGGYPWRILLFPHGNNVLDQCSIYLEHGFDTNSVPDNWSCCVQFALVLWNPKDPSLMFHHSAHHRFTKEESDWGFTRFLECRKMFNVVWETADRPLVENDAANITAFVRVVEDETGVLWHNFNNYDSKKETGYVGLKNQGATCYLNSLLQSLYFTNAFRKAIYSIPTEHEEDMKNSAYTLQRLFYQLQTSNVAVSTNELTKSFGWETRHIFEQQDVQELSRKLMERMEDKMKGTDLEKALPMMFSGKIKTYISCINVPYESSRVEDFWDVQLNVSGNANLLDSFQDYIQVEKLDGENQYFAGDTYKLQDADKGVIFNSFPDVLHLQLKRFEYDINLDTMMKINDRYEFPEEFDASAYLSKEADRSEPWEYELHGVLVHSGDLNAGHYYAFLKPEKDGWWYKYDDDKVTKATKREVLEENFGGFYKTTGGRPQLNAKKQPIMRPNSAYMLVYIRKSRLDKILCPVTPADAPEHLQKRFEQEHAAREAKRKEREEQHLYLGVKAVTDETFKAHGGVDLTAFDAAVGSEPGSYKQYKLLRTASMADLANEIAADIGEDPRRVRLWIMVNRQNKTVRPDQPVMDLRPTVEETYSRATAHRDQALRVWVEIADEVDADGAAVWPTYPGLPNGVVVKNDLILLFLKWFDVESQCLRGVGHIYFSKEKKVEDLIPVILKKMNWGEKLPSDEKIMLWEEIKPSMIEGLKVKLTLKAAELQDGDIICFQRTRDEKKYKLGLGAERQGSEETAVDRYEDVRDYYDFLNNKKNVDFHAHPQKCDPKQYPEFSLVLNTKMNYDKLCEKVGEKLNVEPTHLRFYTVNASSNNPRTAVKRGHQSLANILIPAGYGQLNMNQRNDALYFEVLDMSLAELDTKKSIKITWLSEGITKEEQFDVLVPKSGQVEDLIEALVKKAKIPSEEEAGKIRVYETSSHHKWFRDLARDYSVLSINDYTSVIAERMPAEDAAVSDQANFISCFHFHGEPSRAHGIPFRFLVKEGEKFADTKKRLEQRTGIKGKSFEKIKFAVIRRSSFSRPQYLEDDDILWDIATNTDDLLGLDHPDRARTTRNGAGDLFLKG, translated from the exons ATG GCCGACAACCAGCACAATGGCGACGCTGTGTCGCCGAATGCCATGCTGCTAGACCAACCCGAAGAACATATCGTCGAGCCAAACGGCACCGAGTCCGAAGAtgtcgccatcatcaaccccgacAGCATGGAGACGGATGTTGTACTCGCCACAGATA GTGATGCCATGAAGGAAATAGTGCTTCCTCCGCTCGCCGAAGAGCCCCGGATTCTCGAAGATGTCGTCCACACCTGGGAAGTGCAAGGATGGCGCACGATGAATAAGAAGGAGCGAGGGCCCATATTCCAGGCTGGAGGTTACCCATG GCGGATCCTACTCTTTCCACACGGCAATAATGTCTTGGACCAGTGCTCCATTTACCTGGAGCATGGTTTCGACACCAACAGTGTTCCCGACAACTGGAGCTGCTGTGTGCAGTTTGCCCTCGTCCTGTGGAATCCCAAAGACCCATCCCTAATGTTTCATCACTCGGCGCATCATCGAttcaccaaggaggagagcgaCTGGGGCTTCACTAGGTTTCTGGAGTGCCGGAAGATGTTCAATGTTGTCTGGGAGACTGCAGACAGGCCTCTGGTGGAAAACGATGCTGCCAACATCACCGCTTTCGTCAGAGTTGTCGAGGACGAAACGGGCGTTTTATGGCACAACTTCAACAACTACGATTCCAAGAAGGAGACTGGCTACGTTGGTCTTAAGAACCAAGGCGCTACCTGTTACCTCAACTCACTCCTTCAGTCATTATACTTTACCAATGCTTTCCGCAAGGCCATTTACAGTATCCCCACAGAGCACGAAGAGGATATGAAAAACAGCGCTTATACACTGCAGAGACTCTTCTACCAACTTCAGACTTCGAATGTCGCTGTTAGCACCAACGAGCTCACCAAGTCTTTTGGCTGGGAAACGCGGCACATTTTTGAGCAGCAAGATGTGCAAGAGCTTTCTAGGAAGCTCATGGAGCGTATGGAGGACAAGATGAAGGGCACCGACCTGGAAAAGGCGCTTCCCATGATGTTCAGCGGCAAGATCAAAACCTACATCTCCTGCATCAACGTCCCCTACGAATCAAGTCGCGTCGAGGACTTTTGGGACGTTCAGCTTAATGTCAGCGGGAACGCGAATCTGCTGGATAGTTTTCAAGACTACATCCAGGTGGAGAAGCTCGACGGAGAAAACCAGTACTTTGCCGGAGACACGTACAAGTTGCAGGACGCCGACAAGGGAGTCATCTTCAACAGCTTCCCAGACGTCCTCCATTTGCAGCTGAAGCGGTTCGAGTACGACATCAATCTCGACACTATGATGAAGATCAATGATCGCTACGAGTTTCCCGAGGAGTTTGATGCCTCAGCCTATCTGTCAAAGGAGGCTGATAGGTCCGAGCCATGGGAATACGAGCTTCACGGTGTTCTGGTACACAGCGGTGATCTCAATGCGGGTCACTACTATGCGTTCCTGAAACCAGAAAAGGACGGCTGGTGGTACAAATATGACGATGATAAGGTCACCAAGGCCACGAAACGCGAAGTCCTGGAGGAGAACTTTGGCGGCTTCTACAAGACAACTGGTGGCCGTCCCCAACTCAACGCCAAGAAACAACCCATCATGCGGCCAAACAGCGCCTACATGCTGGTTTACATCCGGAAGTCGAGATTGGACAAGATTCTCTGCCCTGTCACGCCAGCCGATGCTCCGGAACATCTCCAGAAAAGGTTCGAGCAAGAACATGCTGCCCGTGAAGCTAAGCGcaaggagagagaagagcaaCACCTTTACCTCGGGGTCAAAGCCGTCACAGATGAGACGTTCAAGGCTCATGGCGGAGTTGACCTGACGGCATTTGATGCCGCCGTGGGTTCGGAACCGGGCTCCTACAAGCAGTACAAGCTCCTTCGCACGGCGTCAATGGCAGACTTGGCCAACGAGATAGCCGCCGACATTGGAGAGGATCCAAGACGCGTGCGATTATGGATCATGGTGAACCGGCAAAACAAGACAGTCAGACCAGACCAGCCAGTGATGGATCTTCGCCCGACAGTCGAAGAGACGTACAGCAGAGCCACGGCACACCGGGATCAAGCGCTCCGTGTGTGGGTTGAAATTGCTGACGAAGTCGACGCTGATGGGGCTGCCGTCTGGCCGACCTATCCCGGGCTCCCGAATGGTGTGGTTGTCAAAAATGACTTGATCCTACTCTTCCTGAAATGGTTCGACGTCGAGTCGCAGTGCTTGCGGGGTGTTGGCCACATTTATTTCagcaaggaaaagaaggttGAGGATCTCATTCCGGTCATTTTGAAAAAGATGAACTGGGGCGAGAAGCTGCCCAGTGACGAAAAGATCATGTTGTGGGAAGAAATCAAGCCTAGCATGATCGAGGGTCTCAAGGTCAAGCTGACGCTGAAAGCTGCCGAGCTTCAAGATGGAGACATTATTTGCTTCCAGCGAACCCGTGACGAGAAGAAGTACAAATTGGGGCTCGGCGCCGAAAGGCAGGGCTCTGAAGAAAC GGCGGTCGATCGCTACGAGGATGTTCGGGATTACTACGACtttctcaacaacaagaagaatgTGGATTTCCACGCTCACCCCCAGAAGTGCGATCCCAAGCAGTACCCGGAGTTCAGTCTGGTTCTCAACACGAAAATGAACTACGACAAGCTGTGTGAGAAGGTTGGTGAGAAGCTCAACGTTGAGCCAACGCACCTGCGGTTTTACACGGTTAATGCTAGCTCTAACAACCCCCGGACGGCGGTGAAGCGTGGGCATCAGTCGTTGGCCAATATCCTCATCCCGGCCGGTTACGGACAACTTAACATGAATCAGCGTAACGATGCTCTGTATTTTGAGGTGCTCGACATGAGCTTGGCCGAGTTGGATACCAAGAAGAGCATCAAAATCACGTGGCTGAGTGAGGGcatcaccaaggaggagcagTTCGATGTCTTGGTGCCCAAGAGCGGCCAGGTGGAAGACCTTATCGAGGCTCTGGTCAAGAAGGCCAAAATTCCgagcgaggaagaggcgggcAAGATCCGCGTCTATGAAACTAGCAGTCATCACAAGTGGTTCAGAGATCTGGCCAGAGACTATTCGGTGCTCAGCATTAACGATTACACGTCGGTGATAGCTGAGCGGATGCCCGCTGAGGATGCTGCGGTTTCGGACCAAGCAAACTTCATTTCCTGCTTCCACTTCCACGGCGAGCCCAGCAGAGCGCATGGAATCCCGTTCCGATTCTTGGTCAAGGAAGGAGAGAAGTTTGCCGACACCAAGAAGCGGCTGGAACAGCGCACTGGTATCAAGGGCAAGAGTTTTGAGAAGATCAAGTTTGCTGTGATCCGGAGATCATCATTCTCACGACCTCAATATTTGGAAGATG ACGATATTCTGTGGGACATTGCAACGAACACGGATGATCTGTTGGGATTAGACCACCCCGATCGGGCACGAACAACACGGAACGGCGCTGGAGACTTGTTCCTCAAGGGCTGA
- the PKP2 gene encoding putative protein kinase (COG:T; EggNog:ENOG503NVS5; putative protein kinase YGL059W), with protein MRRLQHVTAAVRLSSRAGELRTLGAAAAALIQLPNRRHSHSSSQSHAHSPKWRPVSVLDEWVAKEARPISLRQLMVFGRSLTESRLISSANYVRTELPTRIAHRIRDMQKLPYVVVTNKHFNEVYDLYYTAFDTFRKVREVKNLDDNDRLCATIRTMLNAHLTVIPKLAMGILECNGLKDAAELDKFMNTILRSRISRRVIAEQHLALTETFHAPWFSPGAKLSESDFIGEVFLRCVAKDVVSRCGDAVTSIARRAYGPDLALPEIKIVGHLEANFPYILSHLEYIIGELLRNSVQAVVEKHQKSKNKSAQPPPIEVTICESNQHVIIRISDQGGGIPRESMPYLWSFSKGPASKEILANLGQVPKMAATMQELQIDDINPESNKKIETLHQKYGHQSVQSLSAEEKEREDRAKYSSLASLSSRPPNLRLGMGLPLSRVYAEYWAGSLALHSLEGYGVDAFLQISKLGNKNEQLTTRATMDAV; from the exons ATGCGGCGCCTTCAACATGTCACGGCCGCCGTCCGGTTGAGTAGTAGAGCGGGGGAGCTGAGAACCTTgggcgcggcggcggcggcactcATTCAGCTGCCAAATCGGCGACACAGTCATAGCAGCAGCCAAAGTCATGCCCATAGTCCAAAGTGGCGTCCGGTGTCAGTGTTGGATGA ATGGGTTGCAAAAGAGGCCAGACCCATCAGCCTGCGCCAGCTCATGGTGTTTGGCCGGTCGTTGACAGAATCAAGACTCATCAGCTCAGCCAACTATGTTCGGACCGAGCTACCAACACGAATCGCCCACCGTATCCGGGACATGCAGAAGCTCCCCTACGTTGTAGTCACCAACAAGCACTTCAACGAAGTATACGACCTATACTACACAGCCTTTGACACCTTCCGCAAAGTCCGCGAGGTCAAAAACTTGGACGACAATGACCGTCTCTGTGCCACCATCCGAACCATGCTCAACGCCCACCTAACCGTCATCCCCAAACTCGCCATGGGTATCCTCGAGTGCAACGGCCTTAAAGACGCggccgagctcgacaagTTCATGAATACCATCCTCCGCTCCCGCATCTCCCGAAGAGTAATAGCAGAACAACACCTAGCCCTAACCGAAACCTTTCACGCCCCTTGGTTCTCCCCGGGGGCAAAACTCTCCGAATCCGACTTCATAGGCGAGGTCTTTTTGAGATGCGTAGCCAAAGACGTCGTCTCCCGCTGCGGCGACGCCGTCACCTCTATCGCCCGCCGCGCCTACGGCCCtgacctcgccctccccgaAATCAAAATCGTCGGCCACCTCGAGGCGAACTTTCCAtacatcctctcccacctcgaGTACATCATCGGGGAGCTCCTCCGGAATTCTGTCCAGGCCGTGGTGGAAAAACATCAGAAATCAAAGAACAAATCGGCACAGCCTCCCCCGATAGAGGTCACAATCTGCGAATCAAACCAACACGTCATCATCCGGATTTCTGACcaaggaggggggataccAAGGGAGAGCATGCCCTACCTCTGGTCCTTCTCCAAGGGTCCGGCATCAAAAGAAATCCTTGCCAACCTGGGGCAAGTCCCCAAGATGGCGGCCACGATGCAGGAGCTCCAGATTGACGACATTAACCCGGAAAGCAACAAGAAAATTGAGACTTTGCATCAGAAGTACGGGCATCAGAGTGTGCAGTCTTTATCagcggaggagaaggaaagggaggacAGGGCCAAGTATAGTTCCTTGGCCAGCCTGTCGTCGAGGCCCCCGAatttgaggttggggatgggcttGCCGCTGAGTAGGGTGTATGCAGAGTATTGGGCCGGTTCGCTGGCGCTGCACAGCCTGGAGGGGTACGGGGTGGATGCGTTTTTGCAGATTAGCAAGCTGGGGAACAAGAATGAGCAGCTGACTACGAGGGCGACGATGGATGCTGTTTAG
- the spn4 gene encoding Septin spn4 (EggNog:ENOG503NU9N; COG:D; COG:U; COG:Z), whose product MAPSNAESASPIGIANLPNQRHKIVAKRGAAFTIMVAGESGLGKTTFINTLFSTTIKNYADHKRRHQKQVDKTVEIEITKAELEEKFFKVRLTVIDTPGFGDYVNNRDSWMPIIEFLDDQHESYMLQEQQPRRQDKIDLRVHACLYFIRPTGHTLKPLDIEVMKRLCSRVNLIPVIAKADTLSPADLAKFKSRIRAVIEAQNIKIYQPPIEEDDEPAAQHARTLMAAMPFAVIGSEKDVKTNDGRIVKGRQYSWGVAEVENEDHCDFKKLRSILIRTHMLDLIHTTEELHYEAYRAQQMETRKFGEARPRKLDNPKFKEEEEALRKRFTEQVKIEEQRFRQWEQKLIAERDRLNKDLEQTHAQIKQLEGDLEQLQGSAVRSHGRR is encoded by the exons ATGGCCCCTTCTAACGCGGAGAGCGCCTCGCCAATTGGCATTGCCAACCTGCCCAACCAGCGCCACAAGATCGTTGCGAAGAGGGGCGCCGCTTTCACCATCATG GTTGCTGGCGAGTCCGGGTTGGGAAAGACAACATTCATTAACACgctcttctccaccaccatcaagaacTATGCCGACCACAAGCGCCGCCACCAGAAGCAAGTTGACAAGACCGTCGAGATTGAGATCACcaaggccgagttggaggagaagttcTTCAAGG TTCGCCTCACCGTTATTGACACCCCTGGCTTCGGCGACTATGTCAACAACAGAGACTCGTGGATGCCCATTATCGAGTTCCTCGACGACCAGCACGAGTCCTACATGCTTCAGGAGCAGCAACCCCGCCGTCAGGACAAGATCGATCTCCGTGTACACGCCTGCTTGTATTTCATCCGCCCCACCGGCCACACTCTTAAGCCTCTCGATATCGAGGTCATGAAGCGCCTGTGCTCCCGCGTCAACCTTATCCCAGTTATTGCCAAGGCTGACACCCTCAGTCCGGCCGACTTGGCCAAGTTCAAGTCAAGA ATCCGCGCTGTCATCGAGGCCCAAAACATCAAGATCTACCAGCCCCCTattgaggaggacgatgaacCAGCTGCCCAGCACGCCCGCACTCTTATGGCGGCTATGCCTTTCGCTGTTATCGGCTCTGAGAAGGACGTCAAGACTAATGACGGGCGTATTGTCAAGGGCCGGCAATATTCGTGGGGCGTTgccgaggttgagaatgAGGACCACTGCGACTTCAAGAAGCTTCGGTCGATCCTGATCCGCACCCACATGTTGGACCTCATCCACACGACCGAAGAGTTGCACTATGAGGCGTACCGCGCCCAGCAGATGGAGACGCGCAAGTTTGGCGAGGCCCGCCCCCGGAAGCTGGACAACCCCAagttcaaggaggaggaagaggcgctCCGCAAGCGCTTCACCGAGCAGGTCAAGATCGAGGAGCAGCGCTTCAGGCAATGGGAGCAGAAACTCATTGCCGAGCGCGACCGCCTCAACAAGGACCTCGAGCAGACTCATGCCCAGATCAAACAGTTGGAAGGCGATCTGGAGCAGCTGCAAGGCAGCGCTGTCCGCAGCCACGGGCGCCGCTAA
- the PWP2 gene encoding U3 snoRNP protein (EggNog:ENOG503NVZP; BUSCO:EOG09260E2O; COG:A), which translates to MKTDFKFSNLLGTVYCQGNLLFSPDGTHLFSPVGNRVTVFNLVDNKSYTLPFAHRKNISRIGLTPQGNILLSVDEDGHAILTNIPRRIVLYHFSFKSKVTALSFAPSGRHFAVGLGRKIEVWHVPSTPDTNEEGDLEFAPFVRHHTHTQHFDDVRHIEWSHDSRFFLSASKDLTARIWSLNAEEGFTPTVLSGHKQGVVAAWFSKDQETIYTVSKDGAVFDWQYVAKPGQDEDEIMDEEDMQWRIVDKHYFMQNGATLRCAAFHPESNLLVAGFSNGIFGLYEMPDFNQIHTLNISQNEIDFVTINKSGEWLAFGASKLGQLLVWEWQSESYILKQQGHFDAMNALVYSPDGQRIVTTADDGKIKVWDIESGFCIVTFTEHTSGITACEFAKKGNVLFTASLDGSIRAWDLIRYRNFRTFTAPERLSFSCMAVDPSGEVVAAGSIDSFDIHIWSVQTGQLLDRLTGHEGPVSSLAFAPNGGLLVSGSWDKTARIWSIFNRTQTSEPLQLMSDVLDIAFRPDSLQIAISTLDGQLTFWSVSEATQVSGVDGRRDVSGGRRITDRRTAANVSGTKSFNTIRYSMDGSCVLAGGNSKYICLYSATTMVLLKKFTVSVNLALSGTQEFLNSKLVTEAGPAALLDDQGEASDLEDRIDRSLPGAKRGDPGARRKNPEVRVTGVAFSPSGTSFCACSTEGLLIYSLDSTVQFDPFDLNMEITPASTLGVLQNEKDYLKALVMAFRLNEAGLVQRVFQAIPYKDIGLVVENFPTVYVARLLRYVAAQTEQSPHVEFCMLWIKALVDKHGAWLMANRGKVDVELRIVSRAVAKMRDEIRRLADDNVYTVEYLIGQANSKAAQAGKGPKTIEWNANGDLEVKALPSTQKEVTMDDILEEESEGEWIGIE; encoded by the coding sequence atGAAGACGGATTTCAAGTTCTCCAATCTGCTGGGGACAGTCTACTGCCAGGGAAATCTGCTGTTCAGTCCCGACGGCACCCATCTCTTCTCTCCTGTCGGCAACAGGGTCACAGTCTTCAACCTTGTCGACAACAAGTCATACACGCTCCCCTTCGCCCACCGAAAGAACATCTCGAGGATAGGCCTGACCCCCCAGGGAAATATTCTCCTCTCTGTCGACGAAGATGGCCATGCCATTCTCACCAACATCCCGCGTCGTATCGTACTATACCACTTTTCCTTCAAGTCAAAAGTAACCGCCCTCTCGTTTGCGCCATCCGGTCGCCATTTCGcagttgggttggggaggaaaaTCGAGGTCTGGCACGTCCCATCGACTCCAGATACCAACGAGGAAGGCGATCTCGAGTTTGCGCCGTTTGTGCgccaccacacacacacacaacactTTGACGATGTCCGGCACATCGAGTGGTCGCACGACTCCCGCTTCTTCCTCAGCGCATCCAAGGATCTGACTGCGAGGATATGGAGCTTGAACGCAGAAGAAGGGTTCACGCCCACGGTTTTGTCGGGACATAAGCAGGGCGTGGTCGCTGCCTGGTTCTCCAAGGACCAAGAAACAATCTACACAGTCAGCAAGGACGGAGCCGTCTTTGACTGGCAGTATGTCGCAAAGCCGGGgcaagacgaggatgagatcatggatgaggaggatatgCAATGGCGGATCGTTGACAAGCACTACTTTATGCAAAACGGCGCAACCCTTCGATGCGCCGCCTTTCACCCCGAATCAAATCTTTTGGTTGCTGGTTTCTCGAACGGTATCTTTGGATTGTACGAGATGCCCGATTTCAACCAGATTCACACCCTTAATATCTCGCAAAACGAAATCGACTTCGTAACGATCAACAAGAGTGGCGAGTGGCTCGCTTTCGGCGCGTCAAAGTTGGGTCAGCTTTTGGTGTGGGAGTGGCAGTCAGAATCATATATCCTGAAGCAACAAGGGCACTTTGACGCCATGAATGCGCTGGTCTACTCCCCAGATGGCCAAAGAATTGTCACGACGGCCGACGATGGCAAGATCAAGGTGTGGGATATCGAGTCTGGGTTCTGCATAGTAACGTTTACCGAGCACACAAGTGGCATTACAGCATGCGAGTTCGCCAAGAAGGGCAATGTTCTTTTCACAGCGAGTTTGGACGGGTCCATCAGAGCGTGGGATTTGATCAGATACAGAAACTTCAGGACGTTTACCGCCCCTGAAAGATTATCCTTCTCCTGCATGGCAGTTGATCCAAGCGGCGAAGTTGTTGCGGCTGGTTCTATCGACTCTTTCGACATTCACATTTGGTCCGTCCAGACCGGCCAGCTCCTAGACAGACTTACCGGGCACGAGGGGCCGGTTTCTTCGCTTGCCTTTGCCCCCAACGGTGGTCTCTTGGTTAGTGGCAGTTGGGACAAGACGGCCAGGATATGGTCCATCTTCAACAGAACACAAACCAGCGAGCCTCTGCAGCTCATGTCGGATGTCTTGGACATTGCCTTCAGACCAGACTCCCTACAGATTGCCATCTCCACACTAGACGGCCAGCTGACGTTTTGGTCTGTATCAGAAGCCACCCAAGTCTCCGGTGTCGACGGACGCCGCGATGTATCAGGCGGCCGCAGAATCACAGATCGCCGGACGGCAGCCAACGTCTCGGGCACCAAGagcttcaacaccatccgcTACAGCATGGACGGCTCCTGCGTCCTCGCGGGCGGCAACAGCAAGTACATCTGCCTCTACTCGGCCACAACAATGGTGCTCCTCAAGAAATTCACCGTCAGCGTCAACCTCGCGCTGTCGGGCACGCAAGAGTTCCTCAACAGCAAGCTCGTCACCGAAGCCGGccccgccgccctcctcgacgaccaaGGCGAGGCTTCCGATCTGGAAGACCGCATCGACAGGTCGCTACCCGGCGCCAAGAGGGGCGATCCCGgcgcgaggaggaagaaccCAGAGGTCAGAGTCACGGGCGTGGCTTTCTCGCCGAGCGGGACATCCTTCTGCGCCTGCTCGACAGAAGGCCTGTTGATTTACAGTCTGGACAGCACCGTTCAGTTTGATCCGTTTGATCTCAACATGGAGATCACGCCCGCTTCGACGTTGGGTGTTTTGCAGAATGAAAAGGATTACCTCAAGGCGCTGGTCATGGCGTTCCGTCTCAATGAGGCGGGGTTGGTCCAAAGGGTGTTCCAGGCCATCCCTTACAAAGAtattggtttggtggtggaaaacTTCCCTACTGTTTACGTGGCGAGGCTGCTGCGGTATGTGGCCGCCCAGACGGAGCAGTCCCCTCACGTGGAGTTCTGCATGCTGTGGATCAAGGCTCTCGTGGACAAGCACGGCGCGTGGTTGATGGCCAACCGGGGCAAGGTCGATGTCGAGTTGAGGATTGTGTCGAGGGCGGTGGCCAAGATGAGGGACGAGATTAGACGGCTGGCGGATGATAATGTCTACACGGTTGAGTACCTGATTGGGCAGGCCAACAGCAAGGCGGCGCAGGCTGGAAAGGGGCCCAAGACTATCGAATGGAATGCTAATGGGGATTTAGAGGTCAAGGCTCTGCCGTCGACGCAGAAGGAGGTCACCATGGATGATATACTGGAGGAAGAAAGTGAAGGGGAGTGGATCGGGATAGAGTGA
- a CDS encoding hypothetical protein (EggNog:ENOG503NVNJ; COG:S) translates to MTSLRLFGSAPKARHLAHVLLINIRPSHHHRQLGMSSSTQTMHLSPDNTGLWGITQTPSAAAKTSELLQQDMENHHVFFNQSGFHNHIPHHLLALYGTGAGPSHLQSAYDTNASYQRPVLPVHKSVTLTPEALTEYYGKEEYYPDFLTFFQSEIDRLGWKETVTRYLFEEREGKEDLIIRLFGGFLHPLIQLMYGLEWGLTGVVAEGLAQAAVHRDDLREFLLTAEEKGRGREEGETVLGLLREAEGLKGAARSEDGNKIRDGVLVRAKGEMVDLAGRVKVGEGEVEGRTREMFNGAVYVAAGAAVSMTDRKKVPKFDFFLMHHVNAAPFFVTMNKMDWVPEKTKRRLLEWKIRMDLLQYVARGCPELRVERLEGYEPKQPGKAKMVEEIVSRLHGFGDDGHAIKLGRATVVCRNICREYEEKEGFMIKGGLWEKICHLIVDSVEAPGEHWVRSAGFEEAWKDIPNVDDSKL, encoded by the exons ATGACCTCCCTCCGTCTCTTCGGCTCTGCTCCCAAAGCAAGACACCTCGCCCATGTATTACTCATCAATATTAGaccatctcatcaccaccgccagctcGGGATGTCTTCTTCCACCCAAACAATGCACCTCTCACCCGACAACACGGGCCTCTGGGGGAtaacccaaaccccctccgccgcagCCAAAACCTCGGAGCTATTACAGCAAGACATGGAG AACCACCACGTCTTCTTCAACCAGTCCGGCTtccacaaccacatcccccaccatctcctcgcCTTGTACGGCACCGGCGCGGGGCCATCACACCTCCAGTCTGCCTATGACACCAACGCTTCTTACCAACGGCCGGTGTTGCCTGTTCATAAGTCAGTGACTCTCACACCGGAGGCATTGACAGAATACTACGGTAAAGAAGAGTACTACCCGGACTTTTTAACATTTTTCCAATCTGAGATCGACCGGTTGGGATGGAAGGAGACAGTGACGAGGTATTTATttgaagagagggagggaaaggaggattTGATAATCAGGTTGTTTGGAGGGTTTTTGCACCCGCTGATTCAGCTCATGTATGGGCTTGAGTGGGGGCTGactggggtggtggcggaggggttggcgcAGGCGGCTGTTCATAGGGATGACCTCAGGGAGTTTTTGTTGACTGCTGAAGAAAAGGGACGGGggcgggaagaaggggagacaGTGCTGGGGTTGTTACGGGAGGCGGAGGGACTGAAAGGGGCGGCGAGGTCGGAGGATGGGAATAAGATCCGGGATGGAGTTTTGGTGCGGGCAaagggggagatggttgACTTGGCTGGGAGGGtcaaggtgggggagggggaggtggaggggaggacgagggagatgttTAATGGGGCGGTTTATGTCGCGGctggggcggcggtgagCATGACTGACCGAAAAAAGGTGCCGAAGTTTGATTTTTTTCTGATGCACCATGTCAACGCGGCGCCGTTTTTTGTCACGATGAACAAGATGGATTGGGTGCcggagaaaacaaaaaggaggttgttggagtgGAAGATTAGGATGGATTTGTTGCAGTATGTGGCTAGGGGGTGTCCTGAGTTGAGGGTGGAAAGGTTGGAGGGGTATGAGCCGAAGCAGCCTGGAAAGGcgaagatggtggaggagattgtgagTAGGTTGCATgggtttggggatgatgggcatGCTATCAAGCTGGGGAGGGCGACGGTGGTTTGTAGGAATATTTGTCGGGAGtatgaagagaaagaagggtTCATGATTAAAGGAGGGTTGTGGGAGAAGATATGCCACTTGATTGTTGACTCGGTTGAGGCACCGGGGGAGCATTGGGTGAGGAGTGccgggtttgaggaggcttGGAAG GACATACCCAACGTCGACGACAGCAAGTTGTAG